A genomic stretch from Komagataeibacter xylinus includes:
- the rseP gene encoding RIP metalloprotease RseP translates to MHDLIRTLLAFSFVLGVLVFIHELGHYLAARWRGVHVEVFSIGFGRPLLRWHDSVGTEWRLCPVPLGGYVRPHGFEGPEDATEEQKAAWQPGRTFHDKPVGSRAIVILAGPVFNFLLAIVLFTGLYATTGQPRLLTQVDTVAPGSAAAVAGVEKGDVITRVGDHAVRDATDLHDFVAARPGLDTTLGIHRTGGDSTLPVRIGSVEEKGGRPHGQLGVVFAVTIDRPQSLPHAFVSAVKETWNVSVQTLEGLWQMVTGQHTAKDLGGPLRIAQMSGQVAQYGVASLVSFMALLSINLGLINLFPVPILDGGRLVFYIFEAILGRPVSRRVQEVSFQVGFALIAGLFLFSTFNDLSHFGLFQWLASRAGHG, encoded by the coding sequence ATGCATGATCTGATCCGGACCCTTCTGGCGTTCTCCTTTGTGTTGGGAGTGCTGGTCTTCATCCACGAACTTGGTCACTATCTTGCCGCCCGCTGGCGTGGCGTGCATGTCGAGGTGTTTTCGATCGGATTCGGCCGCCCGCTGCTGCGCTGGCATGACAGCGTAGGCACGGAATGGCGGCTGTGCCCGGTGCCACTGGGCGGCTACGTGCGCCCGCACGGATTCGAAGGGCCGGAAGACGCGACCGAGGAACAGAAGGCCGCATGGCAGCCCGGTCGCACTTTTCATGACAAGCCGGTAGGCTCGCGGGCCATCGTGATCCTGGCAGGGCCGGTTTTCAATTTCCTGCTCGCCATCGTGCTGTTTACCGGCCTGTATGCCACGACGGGCCAGCCCCGCCTGCTGACGCAGGTTGACACGGTGGCGCCAGGCAGTGCTGCCGCTGTGGCCGGCGTTGAAAAGGGCGATGTGATCACGCGCGTGGGCGACCATGCCGTGCGTGACGCGACCGACCTGCATGACTTCGTGGCCGCCCGGCCGGGCCTGGACACCACGCTGGGCATTCACCGCACGGGTGGCGACAGCACGCTGCCCGTCCGTATCGGCAGTGTGGAGGAAAAGGGCGGCAGGCCGCATGGCCAGCTTGGCGTGGTCTTTGCCGTTACAATCGACAGGCCACAATCCCTGCCGCACGCCTTCGTCTCGGCGGTGAAAGAGACGTGGAACGTTTCTGTCCAGACTCTTGAGGGGCTGTGGCAGATGGTCACCGGCCAGCACACCGCCAAGGATCTTGGTGGCCCGCTGCGCATTGCCCAGATGTCGGGGCAGGTGGCGCAGTACGGTGTGGCGAGCCTCGTTTCCTTCATGGCGCTGCTGTCGATCAATCTTGGGCTGATCAACCTGTTTCCGGTGCCGATTCTTGATGGCGGGCGGCTGGTATTTTATATTTTTGAGGCTATTCTGGGGCGACCGGTCTCGCGCCGGGTGCAGGAGGTCAGCTTCCAGGTTGGCTTCGCCCTTATCGCCGGGCTATTCCTGTTTTCGACATTTAACGATCTGTCACATTTTGGGCTGTTTCAGTGGCTCGCGTCGCGCGCTGGACACGGGTAA
- the era gene encoding GTPase Era yields the protein MTGQDTDHTTRCGFVAIVGAPNAGKSTLLNRMAGTKLSIVSPKAQTTRFRVLGILMRGTTQMLLVDTPGIFQPRRKLDRAMVAAAWTGSEDADITLLIVDARAGMTDALHAIATRLAEQKRRLWLVLNKTDLVKRDMLLPLTAQLSAILPVEHVFMVSARSGEGVDDLLDRLAAELPKGPYLYPEDDLTDLPDRLLAAELVREQVFLQTHQEVPYAATAETESFEERPDGSVRIEVTIYVTRASHKAILIGEKGSRIRAIGEKARRELGRLLGRNCHLFLNVKERAGWDEERARLRAIGLDDIS from the coding sequence ATGACCGGCCAGGATACTGATCATACGACACGCTGCGGTTTCGTGGCCATTGTGGGCGCGCCCAATGCGGGCAAGTCCACGCTGCTCAACCGCATGGCGGGCACCAAGCTGTCCATCGTCAGCCCCAAGGCGCAGACCACGCGCTTTCGGGTGCTGGGCATTCTCATGCGCGGCACGACCCAGATGCTGCTCGTTGATACGCCGGGCATCTTCCAGCCCAGGCGCAAGCTCGACCGCGCCATGGTCGCTGCCGCCTGGACCGGCTCGGAAGATGCGGACATCACCCTGCTCATCGTCGATGCACGCGCTGGCATGACCGATGCGCTGCACGCGATTGCCACCCGCCTGGCCGAACAGAAGCGCAGGCTGTGGCTGGTGCTCAACAAGACCGATCTCGTCAAGCGTGACATGCTTCTGCCGCTTACGGCCCAGCTTTCCGCCATTCTGCCGGTCGAGCACGTGTTCATGGTCAGCGCGCGCTCGGGCGAGGGGGTGGACGACCTGCTCGACCGCCTGGCCGCCGAACTGCCCAAAGGCCCCTATCTCTACCCCGAGGATGACCTGACCGACCTGCCCGACCGCCTGCTGGCCGCCGAGCTGGTGCGCGAGCAGGTGTTCCTGCAGACCCATCAGGAAGTGCCCTATGCCGCCACCGCGGAGACGGAAAGCTTTGAGGAACGTCCTGATGGCTCGGTGCGCATCGAGGTGACGATCTATGTCACGCGCGCCTCGCACAAGGCGATCCTGATTGGCGAGAAGGGAAGCCGGATTCGCGCCATTGGCGAAAAGGCGCGGCGCGAACTTGGCCGCCTTCTGGGGCGTAACTGTCACCTTTTCCTTAACGTGAAGGAACGCGCGGGATGGGACGAGGAGCGCGCCCGCCTGCGTGCCATCGGCCTGGATGACATTTCCTGA
- a CDS encoding OmpH family outer membrane protein translates to MLRKSGIRLLAATALLGWGYQAVSSAHAQGSGGNAGWFVPKASQPAAHAPQHEAAPPMPLAAAPADTEEAQSQNPPILPLPPVPKAPDVPKSAPPPAPVIGVISVPEVMRLSSAAQQAERVLGARRDDLAREAQKEQAGWRDEQQKLQGQAKTMSSDQIQAQERKLQERVMAAQKDFRNRNRVIQEAAQVALGQIERELVQIIRQVAASRSMNLVLHREQVALSQEPLDITQQVATQLNAALPTVFIPAADADPEVLAKSGTMPTTADADKPAPAPAAAAPAKH, encoded by the coding sequence ATGTTGCGTAAATCCGGCATCCGTCTGCTTGCCGCAACCGCTCTGCTCGGGTGGGGATATCAGGCCGTATCGAGCGCCCATGCGCAGGGATCCGGCGGCAATGCCGGGTGGTTCGTGCCCAAGGCATCGCAGCCTGCGGCCCATGCCCCCCAGCATGAGGCGGCGCCCCCCATGCCGCTCGCCGCCGCCCCGGCCGATACCGAGGAAGCGCAGTCCCAGAATCCCCCGATCCTGCCGCTGCCGCCCGTGCCCAAGGCGCCTGACGTGCCCAAGAGTGCACCGCCGCCCGCGCCTGTTATTGGTGTGATCAGCGTGCCGGAAGTGATGCGCCTGTCGAGTGCGGCCCAGCAGGCCGAGCGCGTGCTTGGCGCCCGGCGTGATGACCTCGCGCGTGAGGCGCAGAAGGAGCAGGCTGGCTGGCGTGATGAGCAGCAGAAGCTGCAGGGCCAGGCGAAGACCATGTCGTCCGACCAGATCCAGGCCCAGGAGCGCAAGCTGCAGGAGCGGGTCATGGCGGCGCAGAAAGATTTCCGCAACCGCAACCGCGTGATTCAGGAGGCAGCCCAGGTGGCGTTGGGCCAGATCGAGCGTGAGCTGGTCCAGATCATTCGGCAGGTGGCCGCCAGCCGCAGCATGAACCTCGTGCTGCACCGTGAGCAGGTGGCCCTGAGCCAGGAGCCGCTTGATATTACGCAGCAGGTGGCAACCCAGCTCAACGCAGCGCTGCCCACCGTCTTCATTCCCGCAGCGGATGCCGACCCTGAAGTGCTGGCCAAATCGGGCACCATGCCCACCACCGCCGATGCCGACAAGCCCGCGCCCGCCCCGGCGGCTGCAGCACCCGCCAAGCATTAA
- the dxr gene encoding 1-deoxy-D-xylulose-5-phosphate reductoisomerase, whose amino-acid sequence MKTVSVLGSTGSIGCSTVDLLLQAPGQFSTGALVGGRNVAKLAEQARALGARRAVIADESLLPELETLLAGTDIETAGGRKAVIEAASLPVDWTMAAITGAIGLEPTLAAVKNGNAVALANKEALVCAGDVMLKAVADAGATLLPVDSEHNAVFQSMADKQADEVEQIILTASGGPFRRATLEEMEKAPLEAALKHPTWTMGAKITIDSATMFNKGLELIEAARLFNVTEDKLGVVVHPQSVVHGMVQYTDGSIVAQLGSADMRIPIAHTLAWPRRMPTNSPRLDLAALARLDFEAPDEVRFPALRLARESLRVGGAMPAILSGANEIAVEAFLKREIGFLDIARIVEDVMQSIGPQRADTLAQVLHWDGEARRVARLRTAARAA is encoded by the coding sequence ATGAAGACAGTTTCCGTTCTGGGCAGTACGGGCAGCATCGGCTGCTCTACGGTAGACCTGCTGCTACAGGCGCCCGGGCAGTTCAGCACCGGCGCGCTGGTGGGCGGGCGCAATGTAGCCAAGCTGGCCGAGCAGGCTCGCGCCCTGGGCGCAAGGCGCGCGGTCATTGCCGATGAAAGCCTGCTGCCGGAACTGGAAACCCTGCTGGCAGGCACGGATATCGAGACCGCCGGTGGCCGCAAGGCCGTGATCGAGGCGGCAAGCCTGCCGGTTGACTGGACCATGGCGGCCATTACGGGTGCCATCGGCCTGGAGCCCACGCTGGCAGCGGTGAAGAACGGCAATGCCGTGGCCCTTGCCAACAAGGAGGCGCTGGTCTGCGCGGGCGATGTCATGCTCAAGGCTGTGGCCGATGCGGGAGCAACGCTGCTGCCGGTCGATTCCGAGCATAACGCCGTGTTCCAGTCCATGGCTGACAAGCAGGCCGATGAGGTCGAGCAGATCATCCTGACCGCATCGGGCGGCCCGTTCCGCCGCGCAACGCTTGAGGAAATGGAAAAGGCCCCGCTTGAGGCCGCCCTCAAGCACCCGACCTGGACCATGGGCGCCAAGATCACCATCGATTCCGCCACCATGTTCAACAAGGGGCTGGAACTGATCGAGGCCGCCCGCCTGTTCAACGTGACCGAGGACAAGCTTGGCGTGGTCGTGCATCCGCAATCCGTGGTGCATGGCATGGTGCAGTATACCGATGGCTCCATCGTGGCCCAGCTTGGCTCGGCTGACATGCGCATTCCCATCGCCCACACGCTGGCCTGGCCCCGGCGCATGCCCACCAACTCGCCCCGGCTCGACCTTGCGGCGCTGGCGCGGCTTGATTTTGAAGCACCTGATGAAGTCCGCTTCCCCGCGCTGCGCCTTGCGCGCGAATCCCTGCGCGTGGGCGGGGCCATGCCGGCCATCCTGTCAGGGGCGAATGAAATCGCGGTCGAGGCTTTCCTCAAGCGCGAAATCGGCTTTCTCGATATTGCCCGCATCGTCGAGGACGTGATGCAGTCCATCGGGCCGCAGCGCGCGGATACGCTGGCACAGGTCCTGCACTGGGATGGCGAGGCCCGTCGTGTCGCCCGCCTGCGCACTGCTGCCCGCGCGGCTTGA
- the pyrH gene encoding UMP kinase — MTQPVKTPAPSYKRVLLKVSGEALMGSGSYGVDPATVDAIAVDVAAVARTGVEVCLVIGGGNIFRGVAAAARGMDRAQGDYAGMLATVINALLMQNSLERHGVPTRVMTAIHMSSIAEPYIRRRAVRHMEKGRVVIFAAGTGNPFFTTDTGAALRAAEMECDALFKGTQVDGVYSADPRKHPDATRYDTLTYRDVLANDLNVMDAAAISLARENRLPIVVFNIHGQEPFSRVMRGEGRFTTIVAAD; from the coding sequence ATGACCCAGCCCGTCAAAACCCCCGCTCCGTCATACAAGCGTGTTCTGCTCAAGGTGTCAGGCGAGGCCCTGATGGGGAGCGGGTCTTACGGCGTCGATCCGGCAACGGTTGACGCCATTGCAGTTGACGTGGCGGCCGTGGCGCGGACCGGGGTCGAGGTTTGTCTTGTCATTGGCGGTGGCAACATCTTCCGTGGGGTTGCAGCGGCGGCCCGCGGCATGGACCGCGCGCAGGGCGATTACGCCGGCATGCTGGCTACCGTGATCAACGCGCTGCTCATGCAGAACTCGCTCGAGCGCCACGGCGTGCCCACGCGGGTCATGACGGCCATTCACATGTCCTCCATTGCCGAGCCCTATATCCGCCGCCGCGCCGTGCGGCACATGGAAAAGGGGCGGGTGGTGATCTTCGCCGCAGGTACCGGCAACCCGTTCTTCACCACCGATACGGGGGCTGCGCTGCGGGCTGCCGAGATGGAATGCGATGCCCTGTTCAAGGGCACGCAGGTCGATGGCGTCTATTCCGCCGACCCGCGCAAGCACCCCGATGCCACGCGTTACGACACCCTGACCTACCGCGATGTGTTGGCCAATGACCTCAATGTCATGGATGCCGCCGCCATCAGCCTGGCGCGCGAGAACCGCCTGCCCATCGTGGTCTTCAACATTCACGGCCAGGAACCCTTCTCGCGCGTGATGCGGGGCGAGGGGCGTTTTACCACCATCGTGGCGGCGGACTGA
- the rnc gene encoding ribonuclease III, with the protein MEAERVPAAEIRRLEACLDYHFTRPELLLRALTHRSAAHERSGNRRTRLSVARRGAGSNERLEFIGDRVLGLVMAEWLLERFPDEQEGALGPRHAHLVSRTVLAQVAHEMELQSALDVAEHEARAGVRQMATVLADAVEALLGAMYLDGGLDPARAFVRRMWRDAIVAQARPPKDPKTALQEWVLGRGLPLPQYRVVSSDGPSHAPRFVIAVDAQGRTGQGIAGSKRAAESDAASDLLRQLGVDSQAATTTNRKGQGQ; encoded by the coding sequence ATGGAGGCCGAGCGCGTTCCCGCGGCCGAGATCAGGCGGCTGGAGGCGTGCCTGGACTATCACTTCACGCGCCCCGAACTGCTGTTGCGCGCGCTGACCCACCGCTCGGCGGCGCATGAGCGCAGCGGCAACCGCCGCACGCGCCTCAGCGTGGCCAGAAGGGGGGCAGGATCGAACGAACGCCTTGAATTCATTGGTGATCGGGTGCTCGGGCTGGTCATGGCCGAATGGTTGCTCGAGCGCTTTCCTGATGAGCAGGAAGGCGCACTTGGCCCGCGGCATGCCCATCTGGTCTCGCGCACGGTGCTGGCGCAGGTGGCCCATGAAATGGAGCTGCAATCGGCGCTGGACGTAGCTGAACATGAAGCGCGCGCGGGCGTACGGCAGATGGCTACCGTGCTGGCCGATGCGGTCGAGGCGCTGCTCGGCGCCATGTATCTCGATGGGGGGCTCGACCCGGCCCGCGCCTTCGTGCGGCGCATGTGGCGCGACGCCATCGTAGCCCAGGCCCGCCCGCCCAAGGACCCCAAGACGGCATTGCAGGAATGGGTGCTCGGGCGCGGGCTGCCGCTGCCACAATACCGTGTCGTCTCCTCGGACGGGCCATCACACGCGCCGCGTTTTGTCATTGCGGTTGATGCGCAGGGCAGGACCGGGCAAGGCATTGCCGGCAGCAAGCGCGCGGCTGAAAGCGATGCCGCATCGGACCTGCTGCGCCAGCTCGGCGTAGACAGCCAGGCCGCCACCACCACGAACCGTAAAGGGCAGGGACAATGA
- the uppS gene encoding polyprenyl diphosphate synthase, with protein MDGNGRWANTRGLPLLAGHRAGAEAVQRTVTVAVKRGVKWLTLYAFSSENWRRTPGEVADLTGLLRFYLRHKVAELSREGVRLRIIGDLTRFPPDIQEEARRAEQVTMGNDRLVLVLALSYGGRADIVQAAARMAQAVARGDIAADEIDESVFASALLTAGMPDPDLVVRTSGESRLSNFLLWQSAYAELVFLDTPWPDFDEAHFDTVLEIYSRRERRFGARPA; from the coding sequence ATGGATGGCAACGGGCGCTGGGCCAATACGCGGGGGCTGCCGCTGCTTGCGGGCCATCGCGCCGGGGCGGAGGCGGTGCAGCGCACTGTTACGGTCGCCGTCAAGCGCGGCGTGAAGTGGCTTACGCTTTATGCCTTTTCATCCGAAAACTGGCGGCGCACGCCCGGCGAGGTCGCTGACCTGACCGGGCTGCTGCGCTTTTACCTGCGGCACAAGGTGGCCGAACTGTCGCGTGAAGGGGTGCGGCTGCGCATCATCGGCGATCTGACGCGCTTCCCCCCTGACATTCAGGAAGAAGCACGGCGTGCCGAGCAGGTGACCATGGGCAATGACCGGCTGGTGCTGGTTCTTGCGCTGTCTTACGGCGGGCGGGCGGATATCGTGCAGGCGGCGGCCCGCATGGCGCAGGCCGTGGCGCGGGGCGATATCGCGGCTGACGAGATTGATGAGTCCGTCTTTGCGAGCGCCCTGCTGACCGCAGGCATGCCCGACCCCGACCTGGTGGTGCGCACCAGCGGCGAGAGCCGCCTGTCGAACTTCCTGCTGTGGCAGTCGGCCTATGCCGAACTGGTTTTTCTCGATACGCCCTGGCCGGATTTTGACGAAGCGCATTTCGATACCGTGCTCGAGATCTATTCGCGGCGTGAAAGGCGATTCGGTGCAAGACCGGCGTGA
- a CDS encoding phosphatidate cytidylyltransferase gives MQDRREGAAASGAPVKSGNWKDLRARVLSAAVLIPCAGLCVWYGGLLYGAMIVLAMAGMAVEWARMFGFGLETRRGQLCMAWAACIGIAAVAGHWSGALLVMVAGLVLGPALGAGQVAIGCAGLSLLWLRSMSDPGAGVVLFVVSCVALSDTGAYMAGRLFGGPKLAPRISPAKTWSGSIGGLACAVLGGMLIASLMPAAQPGVLWRGAVFGGVIALAAQVGDLAESALKRARGVKDSGTILPGHGGLLDRFDGLLVAAPMAALLSLGAAGRAAFWYVGQH, from the coding sequence GTGCAAGACCGGCGTGAAGGGGCGGCGGCTTCTGGCGCGCCTGTGAAATCCGGCAACTGGAAAGACCTGCGCGCGCGCGTGCTGTCGGCTGCGGTGCTGATACCGTGCGCGGGGCTGTGCGTGTGGTATGGCGGCCTGCTTTATGGCGCGATGATCGTGCTGGCCATGGCAGGCATGGCAGTCGAATGGGCGCGGATGTTCGGCTTCGGGCTTGAAACGCGGCGCGGGCAGTTGTGCATGGCATGGGCCGCGTGCATCGGCATTGCCGCTGTGGCCGGCCATTGGAGTGGTGCGCTGCTGGTCATGGTGGCCGGGCTTGTCCTTGGTCCGGCACTCGGGGCAGGGCAGGTGGCCATTGGCTGTGCCGGGCTGTCGCTTCTGTGGCTGCGCAGCATGAGCGATCCGGGGGCAGGGGTGGTCCTGTTTGTCGTATCCTGCGTGGCGCTGAGCGATACCGGGGCCTACATGGCAGGCCGCCTGTTTGGCGGGCCCAAGCTCGCACCGCGCATTTCACCTGCCAAGACCTGGTCCGGCTCCATCGGGGGCCTTGCGTGCGCGGTGCTCGGCGGCATGCTGATCGCGAGCCTCATGCCTGCAGCCCAGCCGGGCGTGCTGTGGCGGGGGGCCGTGTTTGGTGGCGTGATAGCACTGGCCGCCCAGGTGGGTGACCTGGCGGAAAGCGCGCTCAAGCGGGCGCGTGGCGTAAAGGATTCGGGCACCATCCTGCCCGGCCATGGCGGCCTGCTCGACCGTTTTGACGGGCTGCTGGTTGCGGCTCCCATGGCGGCCCTGCTGTCTTTGGGGGCGGCAGGGCGGGCTGCTTTCTGGTATGTGGGCCAGCACTGA
- the bamA gene encoding outer membrane protein assembly factor BamA, translating into MPLFWTAGAYAQDEAAQNTPFGGEAAPGGADEAQAPQVEAIKPPPLEDPIEAVDIKGNSRIETSTILSYMVVQPGDRFNQDLLDRSLKTLYATGLFHDVTLKRVGNVLEVHVVENPIVNRIVFEGNHAAKDEDLTKVISLRPRAVYSPQGISADRQKILGVYAEKARYAATVTPQIIRLAHNRVDVIFHINEAQKTLIKKVTFVGNKSFSSAQLAGIVSSKETAWYRFFASSDQYNPERIKYDAELLHRFYLKNGFVDFQVKNATGELSPDRKSFYITYTMEEGPRYRLNKMSVQSSLRHVSADSMKKYISLFHGQWYDGSAIQHNATNMQELLQGKGYPFAMVHPEIARNPEKRTVNLLFDISEGPRMYVERIDINGNTITEDKVIRRQLPMAEGDPYTPLDRKYSKMILEDLGFFKTVSIDQTPGSAPDKVNISADVVEKPTGEFSLGGGYSTDAGVLGNLGLKQHNLLGTGIDAGFTGTAAYYEDQADISLTDPYFLNRNLVAGIDIFGMQNHYMTYQSYSEGRYGITLRMGYSYNNHLSQSWNYTLTDRQVDDTWSDSSYYVQDQSGWSLLSQLSTTLTYDTRDRRQQPHKGFVVRVGGDFAGIGGNERYLRGKVDAAYYIPLDSIMGNHEWTVSFRGGAGDIMNWGGGRSDIIDNFYLGGNSLRGFMDGGVGPRSYAIPARDGNPMHSQQDFLGGRFMYTASAQVDFPIPFASAMGIKGRYFVDMGGLDGLRVRRRYTSMKDWPKYTPVYDDTLTPVVSTGVGIAWKSPFGLVNIDLGVPLHKGTNDRTQLLRFGFGQQF; encoded by the coding sequence GTGCCGCTGTTCTGGACCGCTGGCGCCTACGCACAGGATGAAGCGGCACAGAACACGCCATTCGGTGGAGAGGCGGCGCCCGGCGGCGCGGATGAGGCTCAGGCCCCCCAGGTGGAGGCGATCAAGCCCCCCCCGCTGGAGGACCCGATCGAGGCGGTTGACATCAAGGGCAACAGCCGGATCGAGACCAGCACCATCCTGTCCTATATGGTCGTGCAGCCCGGTGACCGGTTCAATCAGGATCTGCTCGACCGTTCGCTCAAGACGCTCTACGCCACCGGCCTGTTCCATGATGTAACGCTCAAGCGCGTGGGTAACGTGCTTGAAGTGCATGTGGTCGAGAACCCGATCGTCAATCGCATCGTGTTCGAGGGCAATCACGCCGCCAAGGACGAGGACCTGACCAAGGTCATCTCGCTGCGCCCGCGCGCGGTCTACTCGCCGCAGGGCATTTCGGCCGACCGGCAGAAGATTCTGGGCGTCTATGCCGAAAAGGCGCGTTACGCCGCCACCGTCACCCCCCAGATCATCCGGCTTGCGCATAACCGGGTGGATGTGATCTTCCATATCAACGAAGCGCAGAAGACCCTGATCAAGAAGGTCACGTTCGTTGGCAACAAGTCGTTCAGCAGCGCACAGCTCGCGGGCATCGTTTCCTCGAAGGAGACGGCATGGTACCGCTTCTTTGCCTCAAGCGACCAGTACAACCCCGAGCGCATCAAATATGATGCCGAACTGCTGCATCGTTTCTACCTGAAGAACGGCTTTGTCGATTTTCAGGTCAAGAACGCCACGGGCGAGCTCTCGCCCGACCGCAAAAGCTTCTACATCACCTACACGATGGAAGAAGGCCCCCGCTACCGCCTGAACAAGATGAGCGTGCAGTCCTCGCTGCGGCATGTCTCGGCGGATTCGATGAAGAAGTACATCTCGCTCTTTCATGGGCAGTGGTACGATGGCAGCGCGATCCAGCATAATGCCACCAACATGCAGGAACTGCTGCAGGGCAAGGGGTATCCCTTCGCCATGGTGCACCCCGAGATTGCCCGCAACCCCGAAAAGCGCACCGTCAATCTGTTGTTCGACATCAGCGAAGGGCCGCGGATGTATGTCGAGCGCATCGACATCAACGGCAACACCATTACCGAGGACAAGGTGATCCGCCGCCAGCTGCCCATGGCTGAAGGCGACCCGTACACCCCGCTCGACCGCAAATATTCCAAGATGATTCTTGAAGACCTCGGCTTCTTCAAGACCGTGTCGATCGACCAGACTCCGGGGTCCGCGCCGGACAAGGTCAACATCTCGGCCGATGTGGTGGAAAAGCCTACCGGCGAGTTCTCGCTCGGTGGCGGTTATTCGACCGATGCGGGCGTGCTCGGCAACCTTGGCCTCAAGCAGCATAACCTGCTCGGCACCGGCATTGATGCCGGCTTTACCGGCACCGCCGCGTATTATGAAGACCAGGCCGACATCTCGCTGACCGACCCGTATTTCCTCAACCGCAACCTTGTGGCCGGTATCGATATCTTCGGCATGCAGAACCATTACATGACCTATCAGAGCTATTCTGAAGGCCGGTATGGCATCACGCTGCGGATGGGCTATTCCTACAACAACCACCTGTCGCAGTCGTGGAACTATACGCTGACCGACCGGCAGGTGGATGATACGTGGTCGGATTCGTCATATTACGTGCAGGATCAGTCCGGCTGGTCGCTGCTGTCGCAGCTTAGCACCACACTGACATACGATACACGCGATCGGCGGCAGCAGCCGCATAAAGGTTTCGTGGTACGCGTGGGTGGTGACTTCGCGGGTATCGGCGGCAACGAGCGCTACCTGCGCGGCAAGGTCGATGCGGCGTACTACATTCCGCTCGACAGCATCATGGGCAACCATGAGTGGACCGTCAGCTTCCGTGGTGGCGCGGGTGACATCATGAACTGGGGCGGCGGCCGCAGCGACATCATCGATAACTTCTACCTTGGTGGTAACTCGCTGCGCGGCTTCATGGATGGTGGCGTCGGGCCGCGAAGCTACGCGATCCCTGCGCGTGACGGCAACCCGATGCATTCGCAGCAGGACTTCCTTGGCGGCCGCTTCATGTATACGGCCTCGGCGCAGGTGGACTTCCCCATTCCGTTTGCCTCGGCCATGGGCATCAAGGGCCGTTACTTTGTTGATATGGGCGGCCTCGACGGCCTGCGTGTGCGCCGTCGCTACACCTCCATGAAGGACTGGCCGAAATATACCCCGGTCTACGATGATACGCTGACGCCTGTTGTCTCGACAGGTGTGGGCATTGCGTGGAAGAGTCCGTTCGGTCTCGTGAATATCGATCTGGGTGTTCCCCTGCACAAGGGAACCAATGACAGGACCCAGCTGCTCCGCTTCGGCTTCGGCCAACAATTCTGA
- the frr gene encoding ribosome recycling factor, with amino-acid sequence MSVDQKSLLADLTRRMDGAIESLRRDFAGLRSGRASPALLEPVRVEAYGGEVPLTQVGSIAVPEARMLTVQVWDRTLVGAVERAIRDAGLGLNPAADGQTVRVPIPQLTEERRNELARAAGKYAENGKIAVRGVRRDGMDQTKKLEKAGDISEDDVKTWSDAIQKLTDQYVKRVDDLLVEKEREIKQV; translated from the coding sequence GTGTCTGTCGATCAGAAAAGTTTGCTGGCGGATCTGACCCGCCGCATGGACGGCGCCATCGAAAGCCTGCGCCGTGATTTCGCGGGCCTGCGTTCGGGCCGTGCCAGCCCGGCCCTGCTGGAGCCGGTGCGCGTTGAAGCCTATGGCGGCGAAGTGCCGCTGACCCAGGTCGGCTCCATTGCCGTGCCCGAGGCGCGCATGCTGACGGTGCAGGTATGGGACCGCACGCTGGTGGGTGCTGTCGAGCGCGCGATCCGCGATGCAGGGCTGGGCCTGAACCCGGCAGCCGATGGCCAGACCGTGCGCGTGCCCATTCCGCAGCTGACGGAAGAGCGCCGTAACGAACTGGCCCGCGCCGCTGGCAAATATGCCGAGAACGGCAAGATTGCCGTGCGCGGCGTGCGCCGCGATGGCATGGACCAGACCAAGAAGCTGGAGAAGGCAGGCGACATCAGCGAGGACGACGTGAAGACGTGGTCTGACGCGATCCAGAAGCTGACGGACCAGTACGTCAAGCGCGTGGACGACCTGCTGGTCGAGAAAGAACGCGAGATCAAGCAGGTCTGA